One segment of Schistocerca cancellata isolate TAMUIC-IGC-003103 chromosome 2, iqSchCanc2.1, whole genome shotgun sequence DNA contains the following:
- the LOC126152314 gene encoding craniofacial development protein 2-like, producing MGLGASKVSNLLPWYFKNDAGNNQSKMPLTFGGDGVPPLTDKPGTPKIRLGKQMVMRWGAVNINGGYSGKKVELAEAASKMGLDVLAVSDIRVRGEKEEEVGKYKVYLSGVKAGIAQWGVGLYISKEMGPSVVAIRYVNERLIWIDLTVSSKKIRIVSVYLHCEGTDRDKMDSFYEALSDVVVRVKDKDSVLLMGDFNARIGNQTEGYEKVMGKFGEDMEANRNGK from the coding sequence atgggactcggggcaagtaaggttagcaacctgcttccctggtactttaaaaatgatgctggcaacaatcagagcaaaatgcctctgacctttggaggtgacggagtcccacctctaactgacaaaccagggactcctaagatacgacttggcaaacaaatggtaatgagatggggagctgttaatatcaatgggggctactctgggaagaaggtagagctggcagaggctgcaagtaagatggggctggacgttttagctgttagtgacattcgggtaaggggtgagaaagaagaggaagtgggaaaatacaaggtctacctgtcaggagtcaaagcaggaatagcacaatggggtgtagggctttacatcagcaaAGAAATgggacccagcgtagttgcaataaggtatgtaaacgaacgactgatttggatagatttgacagtgtctagcaagaaaattaggattgtgtcagtatatttgcattgtgaagggacagatcgagataagatggatagtttttatgaggcactcagtgatgtagttgttagagtaaaggacaaggacagtgttctgctcatgggtgattttaacgccaggattggaaatcaaacagaagggtatgaaaaggttatgggtaaatttggagaggatatggaggccaacaggaacgggaaataa